The genomic DNA CAGACCCAACAACGGTTTATTTTAGTTTCGACACTAAAATTGGCCAGGATGTCTCAATCGGCCCCAATGTCTTTTTCGGACCCGGAGTGACAGTCGAAGACCGGGTTGAAATTCGCGCCTTTTGCCACATAGAAGGGGCCACCATTTCATCTGGTGCCATCGTCGGACCCTTCGCCCGATTGCGGCCCGGCGCGGTCCTTGAAAACGACGTTCATGTGGGTAATTTTGTCGAGATCAAAAACGCTACTTTGGAAACAGGATCGAAAGCGAACCATCTGACCTATATTGGCGATGCAAGGGTCGGTTCGGGGGCCAATATTGGGGCCGGGACCATCACCTGCAACTACGACGGTTATTTTAAATCCCACACGGATATCGGGGCCGGCGCATTTATTGGATCAAACACGGCTTTGGTGGCACCGGTAAAGGTCGGTGATGGGGCGATGATTGGCGCTGGCAGTGTGATTGCGAAGGATGTTGCGGCCGATGCATTAGCGATTGAGCGGGCAACGCAGAAGGAAATACCCGACTTGGCGCGAAAATTTCGCCAACGTAAGCAGGCGGAAAAAGAAAAAGCTAAAAAATAAAACAATATAGTAGAAAAGAAGAATAATCTTATATGTGCGGCATCATCGGAATTATTGGTAAGAACGACGTGAGCCCTCTTTTGATCGAGGGGCTGAAGCGCTTGGAATACCGCGGATATGATTC from Rhodospirillaceae bacterium includes the following:
- the glmU gene encoding bifunctional UDP-N-acetylglucosamine diphosphorylase/glucosamine-1-phosphate N-acetyltransferase GlmU (forms a homotrimer; catalyzes the acetylation of glucosamine-1-phosphate and uridylation of N-acetylglucosamine-1-phosphate to produce UDP-GlcNAc; function in cell wall synthesis) is translated as MYGRLIVGKDGNLEQIVEAQDATPEQLQVALCNSGVMALDGTTALNYLSRIGNDNAKGEYYLTDIISISGAEQRSCQVVEGETTELLGINSRAELAVAEAVVQSQLRGGALAGGATLTDPTTVYFSFDTKIGQDVSIGPNVFFGPGVTVEDRVEIRAFCHIEGATISSGAIVGPFARLRPGAVLENDVHVGNFVEIKNATLETGSKANHLTYIGDARVGSGANIGAGTITCNYDGYFKSHTDIGAGAFIGSNTALVAPVKVGDGAMIGAGSVIAKDVAADALAIERATQKEIPDLARKFRQRKQAEKEKAKK